The Pseudopipra pipra isolate bDixPip1 chromosome 29, bDixPip1.hap1, whole genome shotgun sequence DNA segment GCCTGTCAACCTCTTTGAGCAGTTCCAGGAAGTAGCCAACACctatttcctcttcctcctcatcctgcaggtgagtgctggggggcaggcagagctcctCACACTCTCCTTCCCTACCTGGGCATCCAGGAGGGCTCCAGGCACGCCCACTCCTTGGAATAGTGGAGGTTTGGCACCCTTGAGCAGGGGCAGCATGGGCCTGGGGCTGGCCAGTTCTCCTGTAattcctgctccctgtccccagctgaTCCCACAGATCTCTTCACTCTCCTGGTTCACCACCATCGTGCCTTTGGTTCTTGTCTTAACCATCACAGCTGTCAAAGACGCCACTGATGACTATGTGAGTGGTTTCCCCCATTCCCCTCTGCGCGCTGGGCAGGGGGTTGGGACCCTGGTGTGGGGGTGCAGGGCCGTGGCATTTGCAAGGGGGGGGGACGACGACACAGGAGCCCCTCCCCAAGGAGCTGATGCTGCTGTCTCTTCCCCCCACTTCCAGTTCCGCCATAAAAGCGACAACCAGGTGAACAACCGGGAGTCTCAGGTGCTGATCGGTGGAGTGTGAGTGTCACAGAgatggggcagtggggaggggtcCGGGGCCCTGCGGGATGTGGTacagggcagtgggcagggcagggctcctgCCTGATTCCAGTCCactgtccctgcacagcctcCGGCAGGAGCAGTGGATGAATGTACGTGTTGGAGACATCATCAAGTTGGAGAATAACCAGTTTGTGGCGGTGAGTGCGGCCCTGAGATGAGGATGGTCCCAGCTGGGTGGCATATAGGGATTGCATAATGACATGGTGCTGCACCCACTTTGCCTTTGTGCTCCTCCATCACCTCCTGGGGTGGGGACATCAGGAACTTCTCATCCTGGAAGCTGTGTTTAGGTTGGAGAGTTGGAGCCTTGTTTGAACTCTGGGAATCTGGGTACTTGGGGCAATTATGGCCAGGCCTCGGTGCAAGGGATGGGCTGGGGACGGCCTTTGCAGAGGCTTCAGGGACCCTGCTGACATCCAGGGGCCAGGAGCTTCCCTGGGGAGGGTGTCGTGGAGCCCTGGTGTCGGTGCAACCCTTCACATATCTCTCCCAGCAGGCCGACctacttctcctctccagcagcgAACCCCATGGGTTGTGCTACATAGAGACTGCAGAGCTGGACGGGTGGGTGCCCCTGCTCACCTTGCAGGGCCgggggaaggcaggagctgggagtgaGAGAGTGGGTTGTGGGCAGAGTGGGAGCTGCCAGGCAGCACCTGCCAAGgccctccctgccaggctgtCTCTAATGTGGTGCCTCCTTGCCTGCAGAGAGACCAACATGAAGGTGCGCCAGGCCATACCTGTCACTGCGGAGCTGGGGGACACCAGCAAGCTGGCTCGCTTTGACGGTGAGTGCCCGCGACCAGCCCTCTGCCACGGGGCAGCCCCCACGTTCCTTCCTCCACCACCCTGGAGAAACCAGGATCAGCCACACGGCGTTGTCCTGCGGCTTGAAGCAGATCTCTGGGGCACCTGGGATGGTGCTGGGGCACTGGATGCAGCTGGCCATGTGAAGAAGGCAAGGCCCAGCTGAGCCATCCCCTGCACCCAGGCGAGGTGGTCTGTGAACCCCCCAACAACAAGCTTGACAAGTTTGGTGGGACGCTGTACTGGAAGGAGAACAAGTACCCCCTGAGCAACCAGAACATGCTGCTGCGAGGCTGTGTCCTGCGCAACACCGAGTGGTGCTTTGGCCTCGTCATCTTCGCAGGtaggctgaggcagcagctgcagctgcactaCACAGAGGGGAGGAAGAGACCCCCCTGAtgccttcctgctccccagggccCGACACAAAACTGATGCAGAACAGTGGCCGGACCAAATTTAAGCGGACGAGCATTGACCGGCTGATGAACACACTGGTGCTCTGGGTATGCAGAAGGCAGATCTTGGGAGCCCTGGCTCTGGCCCAGTCAGGGCTCTgatgtcctgtcctgtcctatCCCCAGATCTTTGGGTTCCTGGTGTGCATGGGGGTGATCCTGGCCATTGGCAATGCCATCTGGGAGCACGAGGTGGGCGTCTGCTTCCAGATCTACTTGCCCTGGGACGAGGGGGTGCACAGTGCCTTCTTCTCTGGCTTCCTCTCCTTCTGGTCTTACATCATCATCCTCAACACTGTGGTGCCCATCTCACTCTACGTGAGGTAGGGCAGGGGCCGAGGGGCTGGTTTGGGAGTATGTGAGGAATTAGGGGTGCCctctggggggggggaacacagggatgGAGACCCacaagcagagctgtgtgtgcgGGGTGGGTGTGAGCTGCTGTCTTGGTGACAGGTCATGTCTGCCTTCAGGGACACCCCAAGACCTGAGACCCCACGGGTCCCTCGGGGTCCTCCCGGCTGTGTGTGTCTGGCTGCTCGTCTCTCTCTACCCTGGCTGCACGCTGGTTATTTTGCTCTGCCTTCCTACAGCTCCCAGGCTCCTGCACAgtccccttctctctctcttttaatttctctctcttttcgTTCCCCAGCATGGGTTCTGTCACCCTTAGCCCCGAGGTAAGAACGTGtcacccccacccctcccacTAGCTCATTGCTGTctgccctgggggctggggagggcgTTTGGGGTGCGTAGGTATGTGAGGTGCCTGGGGAGCCCAATGGGCTGCCCCCTTGGTGCCAGGCCCCGTCTTGGCGGTGGCTGTTGGTAGGAGCGGGTGCGGgccagccctggggaagggcACCCTGGGTGCCGGGGTGCCCCGAGCACTGAGGGTCTGGGATGGGGGTGTGTGTGCCCGTCACTGGCTCAGCAcagtgtgctgccctgcccCAGTGACACCCGGCCGTGCCCCTCACAGCGTGGAGGTGATCCGGCTTGGGCACAGCTACTTCATCAACTGGGACAAGAAGATGTACTGTGCCAAGCGCCGGACACCAGCTGAGGCCCGGACCACCACCCTCAAtgaggagctggggcaggtggAGTACATCTTCTCTGACAAGACTGGCACTCTCACCCAGAACATCATGGTCTTCAGCAAGTGCTCTGTGAATGGGCACAGCTACGGTGAGCGCTGGTTGCTTGGAGCATGCTGGGGCTGCCCTCAGGGTGGGGGTGCACTGACTCCCCTCCTGCAGACCTTTTGGGGCAGCCAGGGGACAAGAGGGCTCAGCTGGAGCATTGTGGGGCTACTGCTGTCCCGTGGCCCCCATGGGTGTGCCTGCTGGTGGGGCAGCAGTGTTGGGTCCCTGTCGTGGTTAACTCCATACCCTGGTTCACAGGTGACGTGCAGGATGTGCTGGGTCACAAGGcggagctgggagaggtgagGATGCCACCAGGTTGGTGTCTGCCCACGCCACATGCCACAGGGGAGTaaccctgtccctgcccccaCCAGAGACCAGAGCCAGTCAACTTCTCCTTCAACCCACTGGCGGACCCGCGGTTCCAGTTCTGGGACCCCAGCCTGCTGGAAGCCGTCAAGCTGGGAGATCCCCACGTGCACGAGTTCTTCCGCCTGCTCTCGCTCTGCCACACCGTCATGTCCGAGGAGAAGAGCGAAGGTGGGCGTGGGGCAGGACCTGTCCCTGTGGGGCGTGGGACACTGGCACTGACCCCCGTGCTGTCCCCAGGGGAGCTGTTGTACAAGGCACAGTCCCCGGACGAGGGAGCGCTGGTCACGGCTGCCAGAAACTTTGGCTTCGTGTTCCGGTTCCGCACACCCAAGACCATCACGGTGCACGAGCTGGGTCAAGCCATCACCTACCAGCTGCTGGCCATCCTGGACTTCAACAACATCCGCAAGCGCATGTCTGTCATCGGTGAGGTGCTGGGTGTGCGTGGCACAGGGACTGGGAAGGCTGCGTGGGGTTGTGGTGCAGGGCTCGGTGCGGTGTGCTGGGGGACCAGTCCCATGCTAACGGGGATGTGACTGTGGGGTGATGGCTGGGGGGTCAGAGCGGGACCTGCTCCTTTACCCCTAAGCCAGGCATCCTGTCCCCTGCACCCTGTAGTCCGCTGCCCTGAGGGCAAGATCCGGCTGTACTGCAAAGGCGCTGACACCATCCTTCTGGAGCGACTGCACCCCGTCAACCAGGACCTGACCAGCGTCACCGCCGACCACCTCAATGTGTGTGGGGCAGGGTCCTgggggcagggtggggagggaagagTGACTGCCCAGGAGCACCGAGCCATGCTTGTGCCCTGTCCTAGGAACACCGTCGGGGTCTGGGGACACCGTCAGGGTCTaccagcactcccagctctGACCACTTGCAGGAGTATGCTGCCGAGGGGCTGCGGACACTGGTGCTGGCTTACAAAGACCTGGAGGAGAGCTACTACAGGGACTGGTCTGAGCGTCTGCgctgggctggcagtgcctCCGAGGCCCGTGAGGATTGCCTGGCTCGGCTCTACGACGAGGTGGAGCACGATATGATGGTAggtgggctggggacagaggagTGGATGGTGACTGGGGGCAGTCCCTGTTTACCTCCTGCCTGTTTGGGTCCCCCAGCTGCTCGGAGCAACAGCTATTGAGGACAAACTGCAGCAGGGGGTCCCTGAAACCATCGCCATTCTGACGCTGGCCAACATCAAGATCTGGGTTCTGACGGGGGACAAGCAGGGTGAGGcatggctggggcaggggctggggctggctggaGATGAGGACGTTTAGGGGCTCGATCCCACCTGCCTGGGGGCTGGTGGGATGGACACTCTCTCCTGAGCCGACCCTGGTTCAGCCCCTGATTTCCTGTCCCCAGAAACAGCTGTGAACATTGGCTACTCCTGCAAGATGCTGACAGATGACATGACGGAGGTGTTCGTGGTCACAGGCCACACTGTGCTGGAGGTGCGAGAGGAGCTCAGGTGAGGGTTGAGGGGCAGAGGACACACACGCGGCTAGTGTGGGGCACAGCTACAACTGGGGGAGCTGGAGATATGAAAGGGCCTTGAGTTGGGGCCCCATGGCCCCtatccctcctctctcctcagGAAAGCCCGAGAGAAAATGATGGATGCATCGCGCTCTGTGGGCAATGACTTCTCCTCCAAGGAGAAACTCTCCTCCTCCAAGCTCACTTCTGTGCTGGAAGCCATTGCAGGCGAATATGCCCTGGTCATCAATGGGCACAGCCTGGTAGGGCCCTGGGAGCACCAGGCAGAACAGGGCCCCGTGCCCGGCTGCGGGCTGTGACCTCACTGTCCCCTGCTCTCCTTGCAGGCCCACGCGCTGGAGGCAGACATGGAGGTGGAATTCCTGGAGACAGCGTGTGCCTGCAAGGCTGTTATATGCTGCCGTGTCACACCCTTGCAGAAAGCCCAGGTGGTGGAGCTGGTGAAGAAGTACAAGAAAGGTGTGACCTTGGCCATTGGTGATGGGGCCAATGACGTCAACATGATCAAGAGTAAGACATGGGGTCTGGGGGACCATGGGAGGGACAGGGCCCCCCTTGCACCACCCTGAGGCCTATGGCAGCCTCTGTCCTCACCCTTCTGTGCCCCAAAGGAACacagtccctgtgctggggtTGCCACTCCTGTACCCTGTGCTTCTGGCAGCCCCCTCCTCACTCCAGtctctctttcttctgcagCTGCCCATATTGGGGTGGGCATCAGCGGGCAGGAGGGCATCCAGGCCGTGCTGGCCTCTGACTACTCCTTCTCCCAGTTCAAGTTCCTGCAGCGCCTTCTCCTGGTGCACGGGCGCTGGTCCTACCTGCGCATGTGCAAGTTCCTTTGCTACTTCTTCTACAAGAACTTCGCCTTCACCATGGTCCACTTCTGGTTTGGCTTCTTCTGCGGCTTCTCGGCACAGGTGAGTTGGTGGCTTCTCACActcagagctggagagggtTTGCCTGCGGGACCCCTTGGCTCAAAAGCAGGTCCTGATCCTTGAGCTCCCCTGGGGACTCATCCtgagccagcaggcacagcccaggATCCAGCGTGCAGTGGGTGCGAGGAGCCCATGTCAGGGTGGGCAACCCcagggggctgggggcggctctcctgtccctgcaggtgtGGGCACATGGACTTTGGGGCTGggtggggcacagggtgggcagGTATCATGCCCCCCTGAGTGCTCTGTTCCATGCAGACTGTGTACGACCAGTACTTCATCACACTGTACAACATTGTCTACACGTCGCTGCCCGTGCTTGCCATGGGTGTCTTTGACCAGGTATGGCAGGGGGCAGTGAGagggtgtgtgggtgtgtgagGAGCTGGCCCCACTCCCCTTTGTGCCCCCCTTGTGGGAAGAAGGGCTGCCTGGGTGCCCAGGCCAGGCTGTCCTTGTCCCTCTGTGGACCGTAGCCTGCCTGCTACGGTCTAGCACTAAAGGGAGGTGCCCAGAGCGTCCTGTTCCCCCAGGATGTGCCAGAGCAGCGGAGCATGGAGTACCCCAAGCTCTACGAGCCTGGGCAGCTGAACCTGCTCTTCAACAAGCGGGAGTTCTTCATCTGCATCGCCCAGGGCATCTACACATCTGTCCTCATGTTCTTCATCCCCTACGGCGTCTTCGCTGATGCCACCCGTGACGACGGTGCCCAGCTGGCTGACTACCAGTCCTTTGCTGTCACCGTTGCCACCTCCCTTGTGATTGTTGTCAGTGTGCAGGTAGGGATGTGGCTGCTCAGCCCCAGTCCCTTGGGGCACCTTGGGCATCCCcttgccctgcttcctcctgcatccctctAGATTGGGCTGGACACGGGATTCTGGACGGCCATCAACCACTTCTTCATCTGGGGTAGCCTGGCCGCCTACTTTGCCATCCTCTTCACCATGCACAGTGACGGCCTCTTCCGAATGTTCCCCAACCAGTTCCGCTTTGTGGGTGAGTCCCTGGAGGGCTGCCTTGTGCCCCCAACCACAGcagggtgctgccccagcctggctctcGCTGGACTCatgctcccccccccccaggcaACGCACA contains these protein-coding regions:
- the LOC135404021 gene encoding phospholipid-transporting ATPase ID isoform X3; this translates as MERCAARRAPEEERRVRANAREYNEKFQYASNCIKTSKYNIVTFLPVNLFEQFQEVANTYFLFLLILQLIPQISSLSWFTTIVPLVLVLTITAVKDATDDYFRHKSDNQVNNRESQVLIGGVLRQEQWMNVRVGDIIKLENNQFVAQADLLLLSSSEPHGLCYIETAELDGETNMKVRQAIPVTAELGDTSKLARFDGEVVCEPPNNKLDKFGGTLYWKENKYPLSNQNMLLRGCVLRNTEWCFGLVIFAGPDTKLMQNSGRTKFKRTSIDRLMNTLVLWIFGFLVCMGVILAIGNAIWEHEVGVCFQIYLPWDEGVHSAFFSGFLSFWSYIIILNTVVPISLYVRDTPRPETPRVPRGPPGCVCLAARLSLPWLHAGYFALPSYSSQAPAQSPSLSLLISLSFRSPAWVLSPLAPSVEVIRLGHSYFINWDKKMYCAKRRTPAEARTTTLNEELGQVEYIFSDKTGTLTQNIMVFSKCSVNGHSYGDVQDVLGHKAELGERPEPVNFSFNPLADPRFQFWDPSLLEAVKLGDPHVHEFFRLLSLCHTVMSEEKSEGELLYKAQSPDEGALVTAARNFGFVFRFRTPKTITVHELGQAITYQLLAILDFNNIRKRMSVIVRCPEGKIRLYCKGADTILLERLHPVNQDLTSVTADHLNEYAAEGLRTLVLAYKDLEESYYRDWSERLRWAGSASEAREDCLARLYDEVEHDMMLLGATAIEDKLQQGVPETIAILTLANIKIWVLTGDKQETAVNIGYSCKMLTDDMTEVFVVTGHTVLEVREELRKAREKMMDASRSVGNDFSSKEKLSSSKLTSVLEAIAGEYALVINGHSLAHALEADMEVEFLETACACKAVICCRVTPLQKAQVVELVKKYKKGVTLAIGDGANDVNMIKTAHIGVGISGQEGIQAVLASDYSFSQFKFLQRLLLVHGRWSYLRMCKFLCYFFYKNFAFTMVHFWFGFFCGFSAQTVYDQYFITLYNIVYTSLPVLAMGVFDQDVPEQRSMEYPKLYEPGQLNLLFNKREFFICIAQGIYTSVLMFFIPYGVFADATRDDGAQLADYQSFAVTVATSLVIVVSVQIGLDTGFWTAINHFFIWGSLAAYFAILFTMHSDGLFRMFPNQFRFVGNAQNTLAQPTVWLTIALTTVVCIMPVVAFRFLKLDLKPELSDTVRYTQLVRKKQKTQHRCVRRTGRVGSRRSGYAFSHQEGFGELIMSGKNMRLSSLALSSFASRPSTSWIETLWKKKGSEGSGAGSPSGTADKTLKV
- the LOC135404021 gene encoding phospholipid-transporting ATPase ID isoform X1, translating into MTVPREMPEKWPRVRVRGGPEEERRVRANAREYNEKFQYASNCIKTSKYNIVTFLPVNLFEQFQEVANTYFLFLLILQLIPQISSLSWFTTIVPLVLVLTITAVKDATDDYFRHKSDNQVNNRESQVLIGGVLRQEQWMNVRVGDIIKLENNQFVAQADLLLLSSSEPHGLCYIETAELDGETNMKVRQAIPVTAELGDTSKLARFDGEVVCEPPNNKLDKFGGTLYWKENKYPLSNQNMLLRGCVLRNTEWCFGLVIFAGPDTKLMQNSGRTKFKRTSIDRLMNTLVLWIFGFLVCMGVILAIGNAIWEHEVGVCFQIYLPWDEGVHSAFFSGFLSFWSYIIILNTVVPISLYVRDTPRPETPRVPRGPPGCVCLAARLSLPWLHAGYFALPSYSSQAPAQSPSLSLLISLSFRSPAWVLSPLAPSVEVIRLGHSYFINWDKKMYCAKRRTPAEARTTTLNEELGQVEYIFSDKTGTLTQNIMVFSKCSVNGHSYGDVQDVLGHKAELGERPEPVNFSFNPLADPRFQFWDPSLLEAVKLGDPHVHEFFRLLSLCHTVMSEEKSEGELLYKAQSPDEGALVTAARNFGFVFRFRTPKTITVHELGQAITYQLLAILDFNNIRKRMSVIVRCPEGKIRLYCKGADTILLERLHPVNQDLTSVTADHLNEYAAEGLRTLVLAYKDLEESYYRDWSERLRWAGSASEAREDCLARLYDEVEHDMMLLGATAIEDKLQQGVPETIAILTLANIKIWVLTGDKQETAVNIGYSCKMLTDDMTEVFVVTGHTVLEVREELRKAREKMMDASRSVGNDFSSKEKLSSSKLTSVLEAIAGEYALVINGHSLAHALEADMEVEFLETACACKAVICCRVTPLQKAQVVELVKKYKKGVTLAIGDGANDVNMIKTAHIGVGISGQEGIQAVLASDYSFSQFKFLQRLLLVHGRWSYLRMCKFLCYFFYKNFAFTMVHFWFGFFCGFSAQTVYDQYFITLYNIVYTSLPVLAMGVFDQDVPEQRSMEYPKLYEPGQLNLLFNKREFFICIAQGIYTSVLMFFIPYGVFADATRDDGAQLADYQSFAVTVATSLVIVVSVQIGLDTGFWTAINHFFIWGSLAAYFAILFTMHSDGLFRMFPNQFRFVGNAQNTLAQPTVWLTIALTTVVCIMPVVAFRFLKLDLKPELSDTVRYTQLVRKKQKTQHRCVRRTGRVGSRRSGYAFSHQEGFGELIMSGKNMRLSSLALSSFASRPSTSWIETLWKKKGSEGSGAGSPSGTADKTLKV
- the LOC135404021 gene encoding phospholipid-transporting ATPase ID isoform X4, with translation MTVPREMPEKWPRVRVRGGPEEERRVRANAREYNEKFQYASNCIKTSKYNIVTFLPVNLFEQFQEVANTYFLFLLILQLIPQISSLSWFTTIVPLVLVLTITAVKDATDDYFRHKSDNQVNNRESQVLIGGVLRQEQWMNVRVGDIIKLENNQFVAQADLLLLSSSEPHGLCYIETAELDGETNMKVRQAIPVTAELGDTSKLARFDGEVVCEPPNNKLDKFGGTLYWKENKYPLSNQNMLLRGCVLRNTEWCFGLVIFAGPDTKLMQNSGRTKFKRTSIDRLMNTLVLWIFGFLVCMGVILAIGNAIWEHEVGVCFQIYLPWDEGVHSAFFSGFLSFWSYIIILNTVVPISLYVSVEVIRLGHSYFINWDKKMYCAKRRTPAEARTTTLNEELGQVEYIFSDKTGTLTQNIMVFSKCSVNGHSYGDVQDVLGHKAELGERPEPVNFSFNPLADPRFQFWDPSLLEAVKLGDPHVHEFFRLLSLCHTVMSEEKSEGELLYKAQSPDEGALVTAARNFGFVFRFRTPKTITVHELGQAITYQLLAILDFNNIRKRMSVIVRCPEGKIRLYCKGADTILLERLHPVNQDLTSVTADHLNEYAAEGLRTLVLAYKDLEESYYRDWSERLRWAGSASEAREDCLARLYDEVEHDMMLLGATAIEDKLQQGVPETIAILTLANIKIWVLTGDKQETAVNIGYSCKMLTDDMTEVFVVTGHTVLEVREELRKAREKMMDASRSVGNDFSSKEKLSSSKLTSVLEAIAGEYALVINGHSLAHALEADMEVEFLETACACKAVICCRVTPLQKAQVVELVKKYKKGVTLAIGDGANDVNMIKTAHIGVGISGQEGIQAVLASDYSFSQFKFLQRLLLVHGRWSYLRMCKFLCYFFYKNFAFTMVHFWFGFFCGFSAQTVYDQYFITLYNIVYTSLPVLAMGVFDQDVPEQRSMEYPKLYEPGQLNLLFNKREFFICIAQGIYTSVLMFFIPYGVFADATRDDGAQLADYQSFAVTVATSLVIVVSVQIGLDTGFWTAINHFFIWGSLAAYFAILFTMHSDGLFRMFPNQFRFVGNAQNTLAQPTVWLTIALTTVVCIMPVVAFRFLKLDLKPELSDTVRYTQLVRKKQKTQHRCVRRTGRVGSRRSGYAFSHQEGFGELIMSGKNMRLSSLALSSFASRPSTSWIETLWKKKGSEGSGAGSPSGTADKTLKV
- the LOC135404021 gene encoding phospholipid-transporting ATPase ID isoform X2; translation: MTVPREMPEKWPRVRVRGGPEEERRVRANAREYNEKFQYASNCIKTSKYNIVTFLPVNLFEQFQEVANTYFLFLLILQLIPQISSLSWFTTIVPLVLVLTITAVKDATDDYFRHKSDNQVNNRESQVLIGGVLRQEQWMNVRVGDIIKLENNQFVAADLLLLSSSEPHGLCYIETAELDGETNMKVRQAIPVTAELGDTSKLARFDGEVVCEPPNNKLDKFGGTLYWKENKYPLSNQNMLLRGCVLRNTEWCFGLVIFAGPDTKLMQNSGRTKFKRTSIDRLMNTLVLWIFGFLVCMGVILAIGNAIWEHEVGVCFQIYLPWDEGVHSAFFSGFLSFWSYIIILNTVVPISLYVRDTPRPETPRVPRGPPGCVCLAARLSLPWLHAGYFALPSYSSQAPAQSPSLSLLISLSFRSPAWVLSPLAPSVEVIRLGHSYFINWDKKMYCAKRRTPAEARTTTLNEELGQVEYIFSDKTGTLTQNIMVFSKCSVNGHSYGDVQDVLGHKAELGERPEPVNFSFNPLADPRFQFWDPSLLEAVKLGDPHVHEFFRLLSLCHTVMSEEKSEGELLYKAQSPDEGALVTAARNFGFVFRFRTPKTITVHELGQAITYQLLAILDFNNIRKRMSVIVRCPEGKIRLYCKGADTILLERLHPVNQDLTSVTADHLNEYAAEGLRTLVLAYKDLEESYYRDWSERLRWAGSASEAREDCLARLYDEVEHDMMLLGATAIEDKLQQGVPETIAILTLANIKIWVLTGDKQETAVNIGYSCKMLTDDMTEVFVVTGHTVLEVREELRKAREKMMDASRSVGNDFSSKEKLSSSKLTSVLEAIAGEYALVINGHSLAHALEADMEVEFLETACACKAVICCRVTPLQKAQVVELVKKYKKGVTLAIGDGANDVNMIKTAHIGVGISGQEGIQAVLASDYSFSQFKFLQRLLLVHGRWSYLRMCKFLCYFFYKNFAFTMVHFWFGFFCGFSAQTVYDQYFITLYNIVYTSLPVLAMGVFDQDVPEQRSMEYPKLYEPGQLNLLFNKREFFICIAQGIYTSVLMFFIPYGVFADATRDDGAQLADYQSFAVTVATSLVIVVSVQIGLDTGFWTAINHFFIWGSLAAYFAILFTMHSDGLFRMFPNQFRFVGNAQNTLAQPTVWLTIALTTVVCIMPVVAFRFLKLDLKPELSDTVRYTQLVRKKQKTQHRCVRRTGRVGSRRSGYAFSHQEGFGELIMSGKNMRLSSLALSSFASRPSTSWIETLWKKKGSEGSGAGSPSGTADKTLKV
- the LOC135404021 gene encoding phospholipid-transporting ATPase ID isoform X5 — its product is MTVPREMPEKWPRVRVRGGPEEERRVRANAREYNEKFQYASNCIKTSKYNIVTFLPVNLFEQFQEVANTYFLFLLILQLIPQISSLSWFTTIVPLVLVLTITAVKDATDDYFRHKSDNQVNNRESQVLIGGVLRQEQWMNVRVGDIIKLENNQFVAADLLLLSSSEPHGLCYIETAELDGETNMKVRQAIPVTAELGDTSKLARFDGEVVCEPPNNKLDKFGGTLYWKENKYPLSNQNMLLRGCVLRNTEWCFGLVIFAGPDTKLMQNSGRTKFKRTSIDRLMNTLVLWIFGFLVCMGVILAIGNAIWEHEVGVCFQIYLPWDEGVHSAFFSGFLSFWSYIIILNTVVPISLYVSVEVIRLGHSYFINWDKKMYCAKRRTPAEARTTTLNEELGQVEYIFSDKTGTLTQNIMVFSKCSVNGHSYGDVQDVLGHKAELGERPEPVNFSFNPLADPRFQFWDPSLLEAVKLGDPHVHEFFRLLSLCHTVMSEEKSEGELLYKAQSPDEGALVTAARNFGFVFRFRTPKTITVHELGQAITYQLLAILDFNNIRKRMSVIVRCPEGKIRLYCKGADTILLERLHPVNQDLTSVTADHLNEYAAEGLRTLVLAYKDLEESYYRDWSERLRWAGSASEAREDCLARLYDEVEHDMMLLGATAIEDKLQQGVPETIAILTLANIKIWVLTGDKQETAVNIGYSCKMLTDDMTEVFVVTGHTVLEVREELRKAREKMMDASRSVGNDFSSKEKLSSSKLTSVLEAIAGEYALVINGHSLAHALEADMEVEFLETACACKAVICCRVTPLQKAQVVELVKKYKKGVTLAIGDGANDVNMIKTAHIGVGISGQEGIQAVLASDYSFSQFKFLQRLLLVHGRWSYLRMCKFLCYFFYKNFAFTMVHFWFGFFCGFSAQTVYDQYFITLYNIVYTSLPVLAMGVFDQDVPEQRSMEYPKLYEPGQLNLLFNKREFFICIAQGIYTSVLMFFIPYGVFADATRDDGAQLADYQSFAVTVATSLVIVVSVQIGLDTGFWTAINHFFIWGSLAAYFAILFTMHSDGLFRMFPNQFRFVGNAQNTLAQPTVWLTIALTTVVCIMPVVAFRFLKLDLKPELSDTVRYTQLVRKKQKTQHRCVRRTGRVGSRRSGYAFSHQEGFGELIMSGKNMRLSSLALSSFASRPSTSWIETLWKKKGSEGSGAGSPSGTADKTLKV